In one Dehalococcoidia bacterium genomic region, the following are encoded:
- a CDS encoding GatB/YqeY domain-containing protein — protein MESSLKTKLNDDLKQALRGGDSLRCSVIRMLLSAMNYSEIARQATLTDSDILGIIAKEIKQRKESIEAYKSANRPELAAKEEAEMAILKAYLPEQMSRDEIMSLVKKIIAETGAVGPRDKNKVMPKLMPMVKGKADGQEVNAVVNELLGG, from the coding sequence ATGGAAAGCTCCCTCAAGACCAAACTCAACGATGACCTCAAGCAGGCGCTGCGAGGCGGCGACAGCCTGCGCTGCTCCGTAATTCGCATGCTGCTTTCAGCCATGAACTACAGCGAAATCGCCAGGCAGGCCACTCTTACCGACAGCGACATACTGGGCATCATCGCCAAAGAGATAAAGCAGCGCAAGGAAAGCATCGAGGCGTATAAATCGGCCAACCGCCCTGAACTGGCCGCCAAGGAAGAGGCCGAGATGGCCATCCTCAAGGCCTACCTGCCGGAACAGATGAGCCGCGACGAGATCATGAGCCTGGTTAAGAAAATAATCGCAGAGACTGGCGCAGTCGGCCCGCGAGACAAGAACAAGGTAATGCCTAAGCTGATGCCGATGGTCAAAGGCAAGGCCGACGGCCAGGAAGTCAACGCCGTGGTCAACGAACTGCTCGGCGGATAG
- a CDS encoding 30S ribosomal protein S21, whose translation MSTIVFSNDNESVDSLLRRFNRKVTQDGVLSEARRRARFQKPLTRRTRKQVAARRQATKAARASTKPGK comes from the coding sequence GTGTCCACAATCGTCTTCTCCAACGACAACGAGAGCGTCGACAGCCTGCTGCGGCGTTTCAACCGCAAGGTGACGCAGGACGGCGTTCTCTCCGAAGCCCGCCGCCGCGCGCGCTTCCAGAAACCCCTGACACGGCGCACCCGCAAGCAGGTGGCCGCCCGCCGCCAGGCAACCAAAGCCGCCCGCGCCAGCACCAAACCAGGAAAGTAG